The following are encoded together in the Xiphophorus hellerii strain 12219 chromosome 3, Xiphophorus_hellerii-4.1, whole genome shotgun sequence genome:
- the LOC116715922 gene encoding snake venom serine protease Dav-PA-like produces the protein MALLKVLLLLGLGVSVNSGVSLQKRIIRGHDCDDKERLYHVRLTGTNGTATILCGGSLIRPEWILTAAHCWELEAGWTFTAMLGVHPWTAKQEDQIIQHSPVIYVKDGQLHDIMLLKLQRPVRNIPPSLLPPCSNRLKDGDTVQLAGEGATTTGPSNERLPYATASAHLQCVEMNVAAASYFDPTRDFNHASLDKTLHNFQQYVDCPTRENKMLDLLYAIAKDAYSATALPPLGRSDHILDGGEVDTGGS, from the exons atggctctgctgaaggttctgctgctgctggggctgg gtgtttCAGTGAACTCAGgtgtttctctgcagaagagAATCATTAGAGGTCATGACTGTGATGACAAGGAGCGTCTTTATCATGTTCGGCTGACGGGCACCAACGGTACTGCCACGATCCTGTGTGGCGGATCTCTGATCCGCCCAGAGTGGATCCTGACTGCAGCTCACTGCTGGGAGTTGGAGGCAGGGTG GACCTTTACAGCAATGTTAGGAGTTCATCCGTGGACGGCTAAACAGGAGGATCAGATAATCCAACACAGTCCAGTGATTTATGTTAAAGACGGTCAGCTGCATGACATCATGTTGCTGAAGCTTCAGAGGCCAGTAAGAAATATCCCACCCTCTCTGCTACCACCATGCAGCAACCGTCTTAAAGA TGGTGATACAGTTCAGCTGGCAGGAGAGGGAGCAACGACAACCGGTCCCAGTAATGAGCGAT TACCCTATGCTACTGCTTCAGCACATCTTCAGTGTGTGGAGATGAACGTTGCTGCTGCTTCCTACTTCGATCCGACAC GTGACTTTAACCATGCCTCATTGGACAAAACTCTACACAACTTCCAGCAGTATGTTGACTGTCccaccagggaaaacaaaatgctggatctCCTGTATGCTATTGCCAAAGATGCATACAGCGCCACAGCCCTGCCCCCCCTTGGCAGGTCGGACCACATCTTG GATGGTGGggaggtggacacaggaggcagctga
- the LOC116715937 gene encoding complement factor D-like produces MALLKVLLLLGLGVAVSSVSLQKRIIGGEKCRDDERRYHVKIYGHNKTQDYICGGSLISHRWVLTAAHCWESDPGWVIEAHVGVHPKSAPKQIYTITHHEIYRDSNGRKHDIMLLKLPRLTIIQPVRLAACPDTLLL; encoded by the exons atggctctgctgaaggttctgctgctgctggggctgg GTGTTGCAGTGAGTTCAGTGTCTCTGCAGAAGAGAATTATTGGAGGTGAGAAATGTAGAGACGATGAGCGTAGGTATCATGTGAAGATTTATGGACATAATAAGACACAGGACTATATTTGTGGAGGATCTCTGATCAGTCATCGGTGGGTTCTGACTGCAGCTCACTGCTGGGAGTCAGATCCAGGATG GGTTATTGAGGCACATGTAGGAGTTCATCCTAAAAGTGCTCCAAAGCAGATTTATACAATCACTCATCATGAGATTTATAGAGACAGCAACGGTCGTAAACATGACATCATGCTCCTCAAGCTGCCAAGACTAACAATAATCCAACCAGTCAGACTAGCTGCCTGTCCAGATACTCTCCTACTGTAA
- the LOC116716889 gene encoding kallikrein 1-related peptidase b11-like, whose amino-acid sequence MALLKVLLLLGLGVAVSSVSLQKRIIGGEKCRDDERRYHVKIYGHNKTQDYICGGSLISHRWVLTAAHCWESDPGWVIEAHVGVHPKSAPKQIYTITHHEIYRDSNGRKHDIMLLKLPRLTIIQPVRLAACPDTLLLGTKVQIAGFGGSKLGLFGKRIHHHSDDLQCAEIEIDKHEKMEKLMANHEFFEYSFQEWYSVRSSKKDSSKGDSGGGVVFKNRLYGVCVFTSSYKYADNGPAGVMDVCGYKKWIDDTINPKS is encoded by the exons atggctctgctgaaggttctgctgctgctggggctgg GTGTTGCAGTGAGTTCAGTGTCTCTGCAGAAGAGAATTATTGGAGGTGAGAAATGTAGAGACGATGAGCGTAGGTATCATGTGAAGATTTATGGACATAATAAGACACAGGACTATATTTGTGGAGGATCTCTGATCAGTCATCGGTGGGTTCTGACTGCAGCTCACTGCTGGGAGTCAGATCCAGGATG GGTTATTGAGGCACATGTAGGAGTTCATCCTAAAAGTGCTCCAAAGCAGATTTATACAATCACTCATCATGAGATTTATAGAGACAGCAACGGTCGTAAACATGACATCATGCTCCTCAAGCTGCCAAGACTAACAATAATCCAACCAGTCAGACTAGCTGCCTGTCCAGATACTCTCCTACT cGGCACCAAGGTTCAGATTGCAGGTTTTGGAGGATCAAAACTTGGCCTGTTTGGCAAAAGAA TCCATCATCATTCAGATGATCTCCAGTGTGCAGAGATTGAAATTGATAAACATGAAAAGATGGAAAAGCTTATGGCAAACCATGAGTTCTTTGAGTACAGTTTCCAGGAGTGGTACAGTGTGAGAAGCTCTAAGAAAGACTCATCTAAA GGCGACTCTGGTGGAGGAGTTGTGTTCAAGAACAGGCTGtatggtgtttgtgttttcacttCAAGCTACAAGTATGCAGACAATGGACCAGCTGGTGTCATGGACGTCTGTGGCTATAAGAAGTGGATAGATGACACAATTAATCCAAAATCATAG